CGAACTCGGCATCGATCCCGAGATCTTCAACGTTAACGGCGGCGCCATCGCGCTCGGCCACCCGCTGGGGGCCTCGGGCGCGCGCCTCCCCGTCACGCTGATCAACGAACTCCAGAAGCGCGGCGGCGGCCTCGGACTGGCGACGCTCTGCGTCGGCTTCGGACAGGGTGCGGCGATCGAGTTCGACGTCAACTGAAGCGCAGTTCGGAGGCCAGCGGCCGAGAACCACGGAATCGCGAGCGAGGAACGGAGTGACGAGCGAGACAAAAGGTGGTCGCGTCAGGGTGTGGCGATCGAGTTCGACGGTAACTGAGACGATCCACGACGCTGGCTGCATCGACCCGTCCGAATTCCGGAGTTCTTCGCGAACCCGAACGACCGACGAGTGCCGAGAGACAGCTCCGTGCGGTGGCGCGCGCTGTCGATCGGACCGAGTGAAAACGAGGACCGATCGACGACGCTGCGCGAGGGATGAACGAACGACCGAAGGGAGTGAGTGAATCGGCTGGGGAGGGTGTGGAACTCCCCGTGTCCACGATAGCAGAACGCTTGCCTCCTCATCGATGAATGGAACGCTCGAGTCGTCTCCGGCGATCGCACCGCTCGAATCCGCGCGGCTACCGGAACGCTCGACTCGTCGGTGGCGAGGAGAACTGTCGAGTCCGATCCGTCCCCTCGAACCGCGTCGACTCGAGTCCGATCGCGAACGAACCCGCCGTACGACCGGGTATTTAGATAGCTCGAGTCCGACGAGGCTAGTATGAGCGCGCCCTTGCTGGCAATCATCGTGGGGATCCCCCTCGCCTGGCACCTCGGGCTCACGGCGGTGGCCTACTACGACGCGGGACGGGTCGGCCTCGAGCCGCCGACAAAGTGGGCGGCCATCACGTTTTGCATCCCGCTCTTCGGCTTCTTCATCTACCTCTTCGAGCGCAGCGAGCTCTCCTACGAGCCGGACGACGACCCCTACCGCGGGAACAACTTCAACATCCACCCCTCGCGGGCCGACGACGCGCCCTTGCCCTCCCGCGGAGACGACCGCCTGTCGGTCGACGAGGACGATTGGGACGAGACCGGCGGTGAGGACCCGCCTCGAGACCGCGCAGAGCGAGGCGGAGACGACGAGGCGCGCGACGGTCGGTAGCGGGTCGCCGCCCTCGAGCGCTTAAAATAACGGGACAGGTTCAGACGAACGGTCATCTCATCGCGAGCGAAGGAATGACTGTCCCGCGGATACACTCGATTGCCTCTCACTCTGTTCGTGTCCGTGGGATCCTCCTCCCTCTCTACCGGTTTTCGCGCCCGTCGAACGACGATCCGCTCGAGCGATCGCTCTCGAGAACGCACACAGTTCGAAACCGCTGGTTCCCCGCAGGCTCGAGACCGCGGTTGTCTCGCACGGAACCGTGTAGACGGCTGACAGTCGAAAAACGGGGCGGAAGCCGTCCGGCCGTTCAGTCGTCGGCCGGCGCCGCGCCGAAGTCGGGACCCTCGAAACGTTCGGCGGGGACCGTCCCGTCGGCCTCCCAGCCGCGTTCGTCGTAGTACTCCTCGAGTCCCCGCTCGAAGTCCGGAATCTCGTAGGGGAGCGTGTCGTCGCTCCGGTCGAAGCCGCGCTGGTTGTTGAAGTGGCGCTCGAGGGAGACGACGGTGCCGCCGAGTGCCAGCAGGTCCTCGTAGTCGGCGTCCAGCAGGATCTCGAAGCGTTCCTCGGTGACGAAGTCCCGCGAGAACTTACAGAGGACGGCGCTGTCCTTGACGGCGTTGATGTTCTCGAGTTCGACGACCTTCGGCGGCTTGCCCTCCAGACCCGACTTGTCGAAGGCGTCGTCGGCGTCGACGAGCGGGTACTCGTATGGGTAGAACTCGGCGTACATGTGGTCGGCGCCGCGGTTGGAGGTGGCGAAGGACAGCCCCTGGCCGTTCAGGGTGCGGCCGTCGTGGGCGGGGAACTCCATCCCCTTGACGGTCCAGTTCTCGACGCCGAGATCCTCGTGGAAGCGGTCGATCCCCTCCGCGAGCCGGTCGCCGACGCCCTCGCGGTAGGCGATCTGTTCGACGAGGTCGTGGATCAGATCGGCGTTGCCGAACTCGTCCTCGCTCGCGAGGTAGGCCGCGACGGCGTCGCCGGCCGAGATCGTGTCCAGCCCGAGTTCGTCACAGAGCTTGTTCGATTTCATCACGTCGACGATGTCGTCGACGCCGGAGTTCGGGCCGAAGGCCATCAGCGTCTCGTACTCGGGACCCTCCGTCTCGAGGCCCGACTCCTCGTCTCTGGTCGGCAGCTTGCAGGCGAACGCGCAGGCCGAACAGGTCCCCTTCTTGTACTTCTTCTCGGCGACGCGGTCGCCGTTGACGCCGTCGATCCCCTCGAAGGAGAGCTCCGAGAAGTAGTAGCTGGGCAGCGCCTCGACCATGTTGGCGTACTCCGTGACGGAGGTCGTCCCCGACTCCTTCATCGGGTGGTCGGCCTGGGCGGCCTCGCCGTGGATCTCCATCTGGGCGGCCGGAATCTCGACCTCGCGGGTTGAGTCGCCGTCGAAGGTGATCGCCTTCA
This portion of the Haloterrigena gelatinilytica genome encodes:
- a CDS encoding aldehyde ferredoxin oxidoreductase family protein, with amino-acid sequence MKHVQGPLCTIDVGERTMRTEEIDDLLESFLGGRALGTKLAHDRIPFDVDPLGADNHVFFATGPLQHSTMSFTGRMSATGVSPLTGGLLSSNAGGFLSRNFTGTGYSAVEVTGASDELVIVHVTDEGVEFEAVPELEEATVPETCEYIADEHGLESEHTVVVGPAGENEVRFASMMTSEERAFGRGGLGAVLGSKNVKAITFDGDSTREVEIPAAQMEIHGEAAQADHPMKESGTTSVTEYANMVEALPSYYFSELSFEGIDGVNGDRVAEKKYKKGTCSACAFACKLPTRDEESGLETEGPEYETLMAFGPNSGVDDIVDVMKSNKLCDELGLDTISAGDAVAAYLASEDEFGNADLIHDLVEQIAYREGVGDRLAEGIDRFHEDLGVENWTVKGMEFPAHDGRTLNGQGLSFATSNRGADHMYAEFYPYEYPLVDADDAFDKSGLEGKPPKVVELENINAVKDSAVLCKFSRDFVTEERFEILLDADYEDLLALGGTVVSLERHFNNQRGFDRSDDTLPYEIPDFERGLEEYYDERGWEADGTVPAERFEGPDFGAAPADD